aatgcaggtacaggtgcacgtggTGTAAAGGCGGCGATGTCGTTCTGAGGAACaggaagggcacgctgagcgacggaaggctgcatggcagcaacttgggcgtacgtgagtggAGGATTTGGTGgtgtcggagggtcagggcgtacagcggaaaccaaggaagacagctcgtccttgatgatgtctcgtagcccagtggacgtagagtgagctggaggagcagcagagcacgacaggccttgtgcttgaagctcttcgcggatcagagcccgaatcaacgtgcgcaaatcggcatccggagaaggtcgcgtgtcacagacgtctggctgtaaccggatggcttgtagggtatccagatgctggcaggcaGCGATTACGTCATCTCcggtggtggggtttttaactgctagtgcgttaaacgcaacgtgtccaacgccttttaaaatgtgtcgaacgcgatcggCCTCGCTCATTGCCgagtcgacgcggcggcaaaaggaaaggacgtcttcaatgtacgaagtgtacgtctcccctggttgttgcatgcgcgcatcgagctgccgctttgaaacttcagaacggatggatggcgttccgaaaatcttccggacttggtgctggaaggtggtccaatcgggcaaggccctctcgtggttaaagaaccacgtcttcgcaacatgggacaggtagaaggcgacgtggcgaagtttctgagtgtcgtcccagtggttgtactcactcacccggtcatagttcaccagccagtcctcgatgtcgtcgcgcgggagaccagagaatatagtggggtcacgctgcggtgcggtaacggtccatacggaggcggctggttggggggcagcgggggtgatgccggaggctccgggttgcggtacttgggtcatggcagtggacaggcggagcaaacggcgacccgaacgaagctccagtggaactcgacggcgTAGAGGTCTAGaggatcgaaagcaatctccaccactttgtaaggcagcagcacagctgttgtctcgtcgcctttattttgctgagccacgcgctgaacgaagacgacgtgcacagtgatgatgattatgtacaggtgaagaagatgaaggattaatattttgctcacagtattgttatgtaattaggcggaatgcaaaaaataacctgattatctccaagcgacggcaaacaagattaccttggttctgtctagctacatGGCATTACAGATGCGCGTTGTTCGCCACTTTGTAACGCTTTCCGGTACCTCAAACGATGTCGGATAGCCAGAGACTTGCTAAATCTTTCGCATATGATCGATTCCGAGAGCGCAGGGGAACTTCAGATTATTTTCATATTTTAATGCGAACAGCATACATAAAGAACAGTTTTCGTTCCGATTAGCTAGTTATCTAGCTATATGGTTATCCTACCAAATATATGGGCCGAGCCCGGAATAGTGCATTCTAAAAATCTGGGCCGCTGGCGTGGGTACGTGTATGCTACTGAGCATTTCAGTGAACATCTTAGACGCCAACTTGGTAATGTGCGAGAGGGTGTGTGCGCCGCTCTttgacgccatcttgaatcactgTATTGATGCCACTGGGATGCTCGGAGTTCTCGGCGGCGTCGTCTGAAAGTGCACTGGGTCCCGGGGAGGAGTGCGAGAGCCAAGTCCGGCTGGAGTATACACGCCTTATACATTACGTGCTTCGACTATTCGCATACTTGGATAGTCATCGTAGATGAGTTCTTCCCAAAATTTTCGCAACGGTTGGTTTGACTCGATTTCGATCTATTCTTTCCATTTCGCACCTTCGTTTCAGCATTTGTTATTTTCACTCTCAAGAACAGTCCTTTAGCTTGCACATCCTCAAGCCACGATTTCTATGCTATGCGCTCAATTGGGTCTGTGCCTCGATAAGTTCCCGGCGGGCATCATGATCAGCTCGAGCTCGCAGCATGCAGCAGGCAGCTCCTCGTTCGATGTGGCACGCGCAGCGTCAGCCAGGCTTATGTATCGTCTCCTGAGCTCCTAGTCGGCCGCCGTACCAGTGTTACGAACCAAGTGCGACGTCACCCGATGCAGTTCCGCGGACTCCTGCTACGCTGCCACGACGTTCCTGGTTGGGGCCAAGTTTGGATCGGCGCCGACACTCTGCGCTGTTTCCCGATGAGCGGCTTTCCCCGTCGCTTACGGCTGCATTGCCAGAATCTAAGCTTGACAGGCCACGAGTTGACCCACACGGCTGAGCAAGTCGCCGCGTGCCGGCTCGGCGAGGAAAACGTATCAGTCCTTATTCAAGTGTTCCTGCAAGTGCATGCGCAGTCCGTAAACGATGGAAAACGTGGCTGGCCTCTTCCGGTCTCCCGTCCTCAGACCTTCCACGTCCCACCATCTTTCAGGCTCGAGCACCAGAGCCTACAAGCTTCGAGACCCGTCGCCGTTCAGAGGTGGGTTTTCCGTGCACTCTCACTAAAGTTGATAAGGTGAACGCGCGAGTCAAGCGCGAAGCTTGCCCACATAACTCCGTACCACCAGATCCGACGTAGGGCAGCGAAAAATTCAAGGAGCAaatagttatccctacgtggatgaatgagaaagcattgcgaccaccaaaaGTTGagtgttcgactcccaccaaaggtcgtgggttcagtGCCTTAATAACTATACCTTACTTAACTAACTGTGTCTTAATAACTATATCTTACTTAATAactaactgtgccttaattaacgttGACCTAATTACCACCAAAGCTCGTGGTTTCGACAACCACCagtggtcgtgggttcgagtgtcgtAATAAACCATAGCTTAATTAaacctgccttaattaactttgccttaattggTGTCAttaactgcctcgattggctcacaTGGGCTCCCTTTGTGGACCATCGTGATCACGCCAACGCCGAATTTTCCACTTCGTGGGGCATATAATGCATTAAAACTTTTGTTCGCGCCAGTCATCCTGGAGTGACAAGTGGCTTTTTACGATAAACAAAGAAAGGCTCTCCCATTGCCCGCCTTTACTTCCTTCTACAACAGGAGGATAGGCAGCGCACAAAGGGCGAGCGATGCGCTTTTTACGACACTTAGCCGGTTATCGATCCTCATTGGCTGTTCTGGCTTCATTGCACGAAGCTGGCGAGACGGTGCGCGGTGAATGTATGGCTTGGGTGCACGGCTTGTTATTAACTATTTCCCCAATCACGTCAATGCGTTTACATCATCGCTGCTCATAAGTTTGACATTCTATGCAGTCGAATTAACTAG
The DNA window shown above is from Dermacentor silvarum isolate Dsil-2018 chromosome 1, BIME_Dsil_1.4, whole genome shotgun sequence and carries:
- the LOC125942282 gene encoding uncharacterized protein LOC125942282: MQFRGLLLRCHDVPGWGQVWIGADTLRCFPMSGFPRRLRLHCQNLSLTGHELTHTAEQVAACRLGEENVSVLIQVFLQVHAQSVNDGKRGWPLPVSRPQTFHVPPSFRLEHQSLQASRPVAVQSASTTSSDMVSQQFCLKWNNH